From Streptomyces sp. NBC_00690, a single genomic window includes:
- a CDS encoding methyltransferase, which translates to MPLPEESSGVPAPVLDRLGAAGYRAMIAGVRLGVFTALEAGPLSVEELATTIDGDPAGVRSLVNVLVTFGYLRRDDNDGVTIAAAPGPVDSELFWHEVLFEHWADIEDTIRTGTPRRGFYTWLSERPASGARLRRMLAGAAVDLADDIAGALPPAATVLDIGGGHGDHAVELCRRRPDVRVTVFDLPETITALREDAPSDRVTAQAGDYLTDDLGSGYDLVLLFNVLHGHRPEECRELFQRAAKSLSPTGSIAILDHDREPPAGLGPAAAGYLGMFDLTLWQGHGGGVHRYTDLAAWLGEAGLTETRVAPLAGSPLEKLLIAGRPS; encoded by the coding sequence ATGCCATTGCCCGAAGAATCCTCTGGTGTCCCTGCTCCGGTACTGGATCGGCTCGGCGCGGCCGGGTACCGCGCCATGATCGCCGGTGTCCGGCTCGGGGTGTTCACCGCGCTGGAAGCCGGCCCGCTGTCCGTCGAGGAGCTGGCCACCACGATCGACGGTGACCCGGCCGGGGTGCGCAGCCTGGTGAACGTCCTGGTGACCTTCGGCTACCTGCGGCGCGACGACAACGACGGGGTCACGATCGCCGCGGCGCCCGGCCCGGTGGACTCCGAACTGTTCTGGCACGAGGTCCTGTTCGAGCACTGGGCCGACATCGAGGACACCATCCGTACCGGCACGCCCCGCCGCGGCTTCTACACCTGGCTGAGCGAGCGCCCCGCTTCCGGGGCCCGCCTGCGCCGGATGCTCGCCGGCGCCGCCGTGGACCTGGCCGATGACATCGCCGGCGCGCTGCCTCCTGCGGCGACCGTCCTGGACATCGGGGGTGGCCACGGCGACCACGCCGTCGAACTGTGTCGCCGCCGCCCGGACGTGCGGGTCACCGTCTTCGACCTGCCCGAGACGATCACGGCCCTCCGCGAAGACGCCCCGTCGGACCGGGTGACGGCGCAGGCAGGTGACTACCTCACCGACGACCTGGGTTCCGGGTACGACCTGGTGCTGCTGTTCAACGTCCTGCACGGCCACCGGCCCGAGGAATGCCGCGAGCTGTTCCAGCGCGCGGCGAAATCGCTGTCCCCCACGGGAAGCATCGCCATCCTCGACCACGACCGGGAACCACCGGCCGGTCTTGGCCCGGCCGCGGCAGGGTACCTCGGCATGTTCGACCTGACCCTGTGGCAGGGCCACGGCGGCGGCGTGCACCGCTACACCGACCTCGCGGCATGGCTGGGGGAGGCCGGGCTCACCGAGACCCGGGTCGCGCCGCTCGCCGGGTCCCCGCTGGAGAAGCTGCTGATCGCCGGTCGGCCGTCGTGA
- a CDS encoding anti-sigma regulatory factor, with amino-acid sequence MTEPWTHDGELQSLPIVANEDVVRVRRLARELAQRCKLSLVDQTKFITAASELARNTLVYGGGGQARIGLVRRNGRAGAFAAFEDSGPGIPDVDLALTDGWTSGGGLGLGLSGARRLVDEFSLDTEVGRGTTVSLVKWVR; translated from the coding sequence ATGACCGAGCCCTGGACGCACGACGGAGAGTTGCAGTCGCTGCCCATCGTGGCCAACGAGGACGTGGTACGGGTGCGACGGCTCGCCCGTGAGTTGGCTCAGCGCTGCAAACTCTCACTGGTGGACCAGACGAAGTTCATCACCGCAGCCAGTGAGCTGGCTCGGAACACCCTGGTGTACGGGGGCGGCGGACAGGCGCGCATCGGACTGGTCCGCCGTAACGGCCGGGCCGGAGCCTTCGCGGCATTCGAGGACTCGGGGCCCGGAATCCCCGATGTGGACCTCGCCCTGACCGATGGGTGGACCTCCGGCGGCGGCCTCGGTCTCGGGCTGAGCGGTGCCCGCCGCCTCGTGGATGAGTTCTCACTCGACACCGAAGTGGGGCGTGGCACCACCGTGTCACTGGTCAAGTGGGTCCGGTGA
- a CDS encoding alpha/beta hydrolase: MKAPAAKPTHGNSALQISGHLYERVTPYLWAEQARHATGGTLLTILNSGHADLPFTPCAEKAITFFRTGRTAKGTCGGNQQP; encoded by the coding sequence CTGAAAGCGCCGGCCGCCAAGCCCACCCACGGCAACAGCGCGCTCCAGATCTCCGGCCACCTCTACGAGAGGGTCACCCCCTACCTATGGGCCGAACAGGCCAGGCACGCCACCGGAGGCACCCTGCTCACCATCCTGAACAGCGGACACGCCGATCTGCCCTTCACACCCTGCGCCGAGAAGGCCATCACCTTCTTCCGCACCGGACGCACGGCCAAGGGCACGTGCGGCGGCAATCAACAGCCATGA
- a CDS encoding SMI1/KNR4 family protein, whose translation MDPRIPRLRRKLAAIPFQPLRSHSFGEEQHEFCLGPKLAETHVTAFEAEHDIALPDAYRQFLTHIGGSGAAPFYGLMPLERCSLLVMNPRGESSGSPRGFDGAEPGAHERDLFLHIIEMGCTDVCVIAVTGPLTGRVLIGNSDGFWGPNVSSATDFLDWYERWLNHMSAGRDNRALELTSPRLRAHPDRHRMAPKI comes from the coding sequence ATGGATCCCCGCATACCCCGCCTGCGTCGCAAGCTGGCCGCGATCCCGTTCCAACCCCTGCGCAGCCACTCCTTCGGGGAAGAGCAACACGAGTTCTGCCTAGGTCCGAAGCTTGCGGAAACACACGTCACCGCGTTTGAGGCCGAGCACGACATCGCCCTGCCAGACGCCTACCGGCAGTTCCTCACCCACATCGGCGGCTCAGGCGCGGCGCCGTTCTACGGCCTCATGCCGCTGGAGCGGTGCTCCCTGCTGGTCATGAATCCGCGCGGAGAATCATCAGGGTCGCCCCGCGGCTTCGACGGCGCAGAACCCGGGGCACACGAACGCGACCTCTTCCTCCACATCATCGAGATGGGCTGCACCGACGTATGCGTCATCGCGGTGACCGGTCCCCTCACTGGCCGCGTCCTCATCGGCAACAGCGATGGGTTCTGGGGCCCCAACGTCTCCTCCGCCACCGACTTCCTCGACTGGTACGAACGCTGGCTCAACCACATGAGCGCCGGACGCGACAACCGGGCCCTGGAACTCACCTCACCCCGGCTGCGCGCCCATCCCGACCGCCATCGCATGGCCCCGAAGATCTGA
- a CDS encoding alpha/beta fold hydrolase yields the protein MTDHLGEQSGPTGMVRRRALAVSAVVLAGLQASTGAVAAQGGERTARAGLHWQLCSTVKAGWPIKNDTRTECAELTVPMDYAKPKGRKIQISVSRVRATHPKTPTAPIVSVLGGPGYSNISDPASMTQRGLASLNADHDLIGLDLRGTGYSDGIPCDQKPWPEPAPTTPEKNLQKVFFNHQAEYNSRCSAIDPEFVRQITPENAARDIDRFRKALGTKKINFYGSSFGTAIGMAYRALFDRRTERMWLDSPVPPTRHLPTMDAGMESNGTKDTAPFVNWLAQRDAEHHWGTDEATVRGRLGDLRGQLEKKPRTTHGTRLDGHWVVSQVHRPREEWDDAAKNLVTVRNNGTLPTPRRPSPNGHQHARSERATRTTSPTHSSGTPCSATPTSRAAVSETCGRPVRSAVRPIPLPEDRNSAPRAQSGH from the coding sequence ATGACCGATCACCTCGGTGAGCAGTCCGGCCCGACCGGTATGGTGCGCCGTCGCGCCCTGGCCGTCTCCGCAGTGGTACTGGCCGGGCTACAGGCGAGCACTGGCGCCGTCGCCGCACAGGGCGGTGAGCGTACCGCCAGGGCGGGACTCCACTGGCAGCTCTGCTCGACGGTGAAAGCGGGCTGGCCGATCAAGAACGACACCCGCACCGAGTGCGCCGAACTGACCGTGCCGATGGACTACGCCAAACCCAAAGGCCGGAAGATCCAGATATCGGTGAGCCGTGTCAGGGCCACACACCCGAAGACACCGACGGCACCCATCGTGTCCGTTCTGGGCGGACCGGGGTACTCCAACATCAGCGACCCGGCGTCCATGACGCAACGCGGACTCGCCTCACTCAACGCCGACCACGATCTCATCGGGCTGGATCTCCGGGGCACCGGATATAGCGACGGCATCCCCTGCGACCAGAAGCCATGGCCCGAACCGGCACCGACGACGCCGGAGAAGAACCTCCAGAAGGTCTTCTTCAACCACCAGGCCGAGTACAACAGCCGCTGCTCGGCCATCGATCCGGAGTTCGTACGGCAGATCACGCCGGAGAACGCCGCCCGCGACATCGATCGGTTCCGCAAGGCGCTGGGCACCAAGAAGATCAACTTCTATGGATCCTCCTTCGGCACCGCCATCGGAATGGCCTACCGTGCCCTCTTCGACCGCCGCACGGAACGCATGTGGCTGGACTCACCGGTGCCCCCGACACGCCACCTGCCCACCATGGACGCCGGCATGGAGTCGAACGGCACCAAGGACACCGCGCCGTTCGTTAACTGGCTGGCCCAGCGCGACGCCGAACACCACTGGGGCACCGACGAGGCCACCGTTCGCGGACGGCTTGGCGATCTGCGCGGCCAACTGGAGAAGAAGCCACGCACCACTCACGGGACACGTCTGGACGGGCACTGGGTGGTCAGCCAGGTCCACCGCCCCCGAGAGGAGTGGGACGACGCGGCGAAGAACCTGGTCACCGTGCGCAACAACGGCACACTTCCTACACCCCGGCGGCCGTCGCCGAACGGACACCAGCACGCCCGCTCGGAGCGGGCAACCCGCACTACCTCTCCAACACACTCCAGTGGTACGCCATGTTCTGCAACACCGACCTCGCGAGCCGCGGTTTCGGAGACCTGTGGGCGACCCGTGAGGTCCGCCGTGCGGCCAATCCCCTTACCGGAGGATCGGAATTCAGCACCTCGTGCGCAAAGTGGCCACTGA
- a CDS encoding ATP-binding SpoIIE family protein phosphatase, protein MGPVTTLTVLECEDIAWFRSDPAFPAAARGAAAALARRIGFDAHRASEVALAVSEASTNLQRHAADGALLLRVLRTRDSAAVEFVTVDTGPGMADVSAAMADGVSTAGTLGIGLGAVARLADGFDIHSLPGRGTVMAAQFWPRSRPAAGHPVPARPVVTGLTRPISGETVCGDAWSARVDTTASETGPALLMMLCDGLGHGPLAARSSEAAVGAFRRTTARDPESILREIHGALRGTRGGAVAVARIEPDRQRVLFCGVGNVSGFLIAPGTRKSLLSAPGIVGHQMRTLRTFDLPLIPGGALVLHSDGLTERWTMDALPGLLQHTPSVVAGQLLREAAVRRDDAGIVVAKGAW, encoded by the coding sequence GTGGGTCCGGTGACAACGCTGACCGTGCTGGAGTGCGAAGACATCGCCTGGTTCCGGAGCGATCCCGCATTCCCCGCAGCCGCACGCGGAGCCGCTGCCGCACTCGCCCGGCGGATCGGCTTCGACGCCCATCGGGCCTCCGAAGTGGCGCTCGCCGTCAGTGAGGCGTCGACGAACCTCCAACGCCATGCCGCAGACGGGGCGTTGCTGTTGCGCGTCCTTCGTACCCGGGACAGTGCGGCCGTCGAATTCGTCACCGTGGACACGGGACCGGGAATGGCCGACGTGTCCGCAGCGATGGCCGACGGGGTCTCCACGGCGGGCACGCTCGGCATCGGGCTGGGCGCGGTCGCCAGACTCGCCGACGGCTTCGACATCCACTCACTGCCGGGTCGGGGCACGGTGATGGCGGCGCAGTTCTGGCCGCGCAGTCGGCCCGCTGCCGGACATCCGGTGCCCGCCAGACCGGTCGTGACCGGACTCACCCGGCCGATCAGCGGGGAGACCGTCTGCGGCGACGCCTGGTCGGCGCGCGTGGACACCACAGCATCGGAGACCGGACCTGCGCTGCTCATGATGCTCTGCGACGGGCTGGGACACGGCCCTCTGGCGGCCCGCTCCAGCGAAGCAGCCGTGGGCGCGTTCCGTCGCACGACGGCCCGCGACCCCGAATCGATCCTGCGCGAAATCCACGGAGCACTGCGCGGAACCCGCGGTGGCGCGGTCGCCGTCGCACGGATCGAACCCGACCGGCAGCGCGTGCTGTTCTGCGGCGTGGGCAACGTCAGCGGCTTCCTCATCGCACCGGGAACACGCAAGAGCCTGCTGTCCGCGCCCGGCATCGTGGGCCACCAGATGCGTACGCTGCGCACCTTCGACCTGCCGTTGATACCGGGAGGCGCACTGGTCCTCCACTCGGACGGGCTGACCGAACGGTGGACCATGGATGCCCTCCCCGGGCTTCTCCAACACACTCCTTCCGTGGTTGCCGGTCAGCTGCTGCGCGAAGCAGCCGTGCGACGGGACGACGCGGGAATCGTGGTCGCCAAGGGAGCGTGGTAG
- a CDS encoding fused response regulator/phosphatase gives MNDMGLDGAPATVLVVDDNEATRYVLTSWLRRAGHTVIEAPDGTSGLELLATPGAPLPEASIIDVNLPDISGFEVCERIKADPRTAGVPVIHVSASIMSPEDHARGLQGGADAYLNQPIDRDELLATLTATLRYTRAWQRAERLANRLRTLNHTTLDVYKAVGFHSFAAAATTGAAELLSCPATLVFLTPQNQVVHSMTEGPEATCRLLPSHPQALYLLTTQALGTGTGAESARIPQALWRTLLPADQLREDVTLVVARTKRGRPPLCLAVPTESVRGTDDLELIQQLANACALSLESLRSYAEEHSLALTLQKTFLPEGLPTVSGVEMAFRYVPASAQTEIGGDFYEALETADGLLVAIGDVAGHSLAAAVVMGEVRHALRAYALEGHPPHHIQDRIETLLAHSRPGVTVTLCIVLIEPGGRRIHVSNAGHIPPLLVHPDGSAGFLVEHGPLLGLGLAHSPATVHNTAPNTRLVLMTDGLVEERNRNIDESLEGFRAMVVSGPDDLEKLCDLLLHALGRDKDDDIALLALRLS, from the coding sequence ATGAACGACATGGGTCTCGATGGTGCGCCCGCCACGGTGTTGGTGGTCGATGACAACGAAGCCACCCGCTACGTCCTGACCAGCTGGCTCCGACGCGCGGGTCACACCGTCATCGAGGCGCCGGACGGCACCAGCGGGCTGGAACTGCTGGCCACGCCCGGTGCACCGCTCCCGGAAGCCTCCATCATCGATGTCAACCTGCCGGACATCAGTGGTTTCGAGGTCTGCGAGAGGATCAAGGCCGACCCCCGTACCGCCGGTGTGCCGGTGATCCACGTGTCGGCCTCGATCATGAGCCCCGAGGACCACGCCAGGGGTCTCCAGGGCGGTGCGGACGCCTACCTCAACCAACCCATCGACCGCGATGAACTGCTGGCCACCCTCACCGCAACCCTGCGCTACACCCGGGCGTGGCAGCGCGCCGAGCGGCTGGCCAACCGGCTCCGGACGCTGAACCACACCACGCTCGACGTCTACAAGGCGGTGGGTTTCCACTCCTTCGCCGCCGCGGCCACCACCGGCGCCGCCGAACTGCTCTCCTGCCCGGCCACCCTGGTGTTCCTGACACCGCAGAACCAGGTTGTGCACAGCATGACCGAGGGACCTGAGGCGACTTGCCGGTTGCTCCCCTCCCACCCCCAAGCGCTCTACCTGCTCACCACCCAGGCATTGGGCACGGGTACGGGGGCCGAGAGCGCCCGGATCCCCCAGGCGCTCTGGCGGACACTGCTGCCCGCCGACCAGTTGCGCGAAGACGTCACCCTGGTCGTCGCCCGCACAAAGAGAGGCCGCCCGCCCCTCTGCCTCGCCGTCCCCACCGAGTCGGTGCGCGGTACGGATGACCTGGAGTTGATCCAGCAACTCGCCAACGCCTGCGCACTCTCCCTCGAATCGCTGCGCTCCTACGCGGAGGAACACTCGCTGGCGCTCACCCTCCAGAAGACGTTCCTGCCCGAAGGGCTGCCGACGGTATCGGGCGTCGAGATGGCCTTCCGCTATGTTCCCGCCAGCGCACAGACCGAAATCGGTGGCGACTTCTACGAGGCGCTGGAGACCGCGGACGGGCTCCTCGTCGCCATCGGCGATGTTGCGGGGCATTCGCTCGCCGCCGCAGTGGTCATGGGCGAGGTGCGCCACGCACTGCGCGCCTACGCCCTCGAAGGCCATCCGCCGCACCACATCCAGGACCGCATCGAGACACTCCTGGCCCATTCGCGACCAGGGGTCACGGTCACCCTCTGCATCGTGCTGATCGAGCCCGGTGGACGCCGGATCCATGTCTCCAACGCGGGCCACATTCCCCCGCTGCTGGTCCATCCGGACGGAAGTGCCGGATTCCTCGTCGAGCACGGCCCTCTGCTGGGTCTCGGGCTTGCCCACTCGCCGGCGACCGTTCACAACACCGCGCCCAACACCCGATTGGTGCTGATGACCGACGGCCTGGTCGAGGAACGCAATCGGAACATCGACGAGAGCCTTGAGGGCTTCCGCGCCATGGTGGTCTCCGGACCAGACGACCTGGAGAAGCTGTGCGATCTGCTGCTCCACGCCCTCGGCAGGGACAAGGATGACGACATCGCCCTCCTCGCCCTGCGACTGAGCTGA
- a CDS encoding cytochrome P450 family protein, protein MTADPYPGYAWLRENDPVCPVDDPHLPGRMWLVTRYDDVRACLADRRLGNCAPVNPDPHPPGLSNLDDPEHARLRRLIAAAFTPAAVSRLRGRIARTCAHAVDSFAGRGHADLVAEYTRELPVAVVHDLLGIPKSERAPAADVLDMWYRGKFQQPRDEVKLAEVWDYVRRLAAYKRSHPGDDLPTRLIESGALTGDELEVMVMTLIGAGHITTIQLLGTTILRLLDDPGQRAALLGGDIDWSQAINELLRLDSPDHVAEYRYAGEDMTIGDARVGKGDVVLLSLAAANHDPNRFPDPGALNLTRDARPHLAFGHGPHACVGSHLVKLETEIAITTLFGRLPDLTLDIPNSEVDWGYAPTFRGPRALPVTFTPQEPTTSSSLGNATDQRNLTRQ, encoded by the coding sequence GTGACCGCCGACCCGTACCCGGGCTACGCCTGGTTGCGCGAGAACGACCCGGTCTGCCCCGTCGACGACCCGCACCTCCCGGGCCGGATGTGGCTGGTGACCCGGTACGACGACGTCCGCGCCTGCCTGGCGGACCGCCGTCTGGGCAACTGCGCCCCGGTCAACCCCGACCCGCACCCACCCGGTCTGTCCAATCTGGACGATCCCGAACACGCCAGGCTGCGCCGGCTCATCGCCGCGGCGTTCACCCCCGCCGCAGTGTCACGCCTGCGCGGTCGCATCGCCCGGACCTGCGCGCACGCCGTCGATTCGTTCGCCGGGCGGGGGCACGCGGACCTCGTCGCCGAGTACACCCGGGAGCTCCCGGTCGCCGTCGTGCACGACCTGCTCGGCATCCCGAAATCCGAGCGTGCGCCCGCCGCCGACGTGCTGGACATGTGGTACCGCGGGAAGTTCCAGCAGCCGCGTGACGAGGTGAAGTTGGCCGAGGTGTGGGACTACGTCCGGCGGCTGGCGGCCTACAAACGATCGCACCCGGGGGACGACCTGCCGACGAGGTTGATCGAGTCGGGCGCGCTGACCGGGGACGAGCTGGAGGTGATGGTCATGACGTTGATCGGCGCAGGTCACATCACCACGATCCAGTTGCTCGGTACCACCATCCTGCGCCTGCTTGACGATCCCGGTCAGCGAGCTGCCCTGCTCGGCGGCGACATCGACTGGTCCCAGGCGATCAACGAACTGCTGCGCCTGGACTCGCCGGATCACGTGGCGGAGTACCGGTACGCGGGCGAGGACATGACGATCGGGGACGCGCGCGTGGGAAAGGGCGATGTGGTGCTGCTGTCGCTGGCGGCGGCGAACCACGACCCGAACCGCTTCCCCGACCCCGGCGCCCTGAACCTCACCCGTGATGCCCGCCCGCACCTGGCGTTCGGCCACGGCCCGCACGCCTGCGTCGGCAGCCATCTGGTGAAGCTGGAGACGGAGATCGCGATCACCACCTTGTTCGGCCGCCTGCCGGATCTGACCCTGGACATCCCGAACAGCGAGGTCGACTGGGGCTACGCCCCGACGTTCCGCGGCCCCCGGGCCCTCCCGGTCACCTTCACCCCCCAGGAGCCGACAACCTCGTCTTCGCTGGGGAACGCGACGGACCAGCGGAACTTGACTAGGCAGTAG
- a CDS encoding STAS domain-containing protein, translated as MAKQSGSARLVSLLSADGQDFAAQWVTRVSEGLAGRVSRAELDREMHELYAALVEALRAGAEDAHGEALSELRALLTELSRNRARQGFTPSETALSVFALKQVLEPVLESGTAEDVRAYIRLSRLLDDLGLFTIETYTRAREEIISAQADQLLELSTPVVKLWDGVIAVPLVGTLDSVRTQVVMEKLLQALVDTGSEQAIIDITGVPAVDTQVAQHLLKTIVAARLMGAECTVSGIRPQIAQTIVALGIEFGDIVTKASLADALQLALRRSGVEMVARKGGQP; from the coding sequence GTGGCGAAACAGAGTGGTTCGGCCAGGCTGGTGAGTTTGTTGTCGGCGGATGGTCAAGATTTCGCGGCGCAGTGGGTCACCCGGGTCTCCGAGGGGCTCGCCGGCCGGGTGAGCCGGGCCGAGTTGGACCGGGAAATGCACGAGTTGTACGCGGCGCTCGTCGAGGCCCTCCGGGCAGGAGCCGAGGACGCCCACGGCGAGGCCCTGTCGGAATTGCGCGCCCTTCTGACCGAATTGTCGCGGAACCGCGCCCGCCAGGGGTTCACCCCGAGCGAGACCGCGCTGAGCGTCTTCGCCCTCAAGCAGGTCCTGGAGCCCGTGCTCGAAAGCGGCACCGCGGAGGACGTACGTGCGTACATCAGGCTGAGTCGGCTCCTGGATGACCTGGGGCTCTTCACCATCGAGACCTACACCCGGGCCCGGGAGGAGATCATCTCGGCCCAGGCCGACCAGCTGTTGGAACTCTCCACCCCTGTGGTCAAACTGTGGGACGGAGTGATCGCCGTCCCCCTGGTGGGCACCCTCGATTCCGTGCGGACGCAGGTCGTCATGGAGAAGCTGCTCCAAGCCCTGGTGGACACCGGATCCGAGCAGGCCATCATCGACATCACCGGCGTTCCGGCCGTCGACACCCAGGTCGCTCAGCACCTCCTCAAGACCATCGTGGCGGCCCGCCTCATGGGTGCCGAGTGCACGGTTTCCGGTATTCGTCCGCAAATAGCCCAGACCATCGTCGCGCTGGGCATCGAGTTCGGCGACATCGTGACCAAGGCGAGCCTCGCGGATGCGCTTCAGCTCGCTCTTCGCCGGTCCGGTGTCGAGATGGTGGCCCGCAAGGGTGGGCAGCCGTGA
- a CDS encoding DUF4259 domain-containing protein, with protein MGTWGPGNFENDTAADHLSILTDRLITEVADAMAGDPVEIEPGEYWGVTVPANLELLSVLARQGYVGASLPEAEVVEEWKKTYMAVWEGSIDGLMPSPGHKDERRTVLIRTFDELAALRRKEDSD; from the coding sequence GTGGGCACCTGGGGACCCGGCAACTTCGAGAACGACACGGCCGCGGACCACTTGTCGATCCTCACGGACCGGCTCATCACCGAGGTGGCGGACGCGATGGCCGGCGACCCGGTCGAGATCGAGCCTGGCGAGTACTGGGGAGTCACGGTGCCGGCCAACCTGGAGTTGCTGAGCGTTCTGGCGCGGCAGGGCTACGTGGGGGCGTCGCTGCCCGAGGCCGAGGTGGTCGAGGAGTGGAAGAAGACATACATGGCGGTGTGGGAGGGCTCCATCGACGGCCTGATGCCCTCACCGGGTCACAAGGACGAGCGACGCACCGTCCTGATCCGTACCTTCGACGAACTGGCCGCGCTCAGGAGGAAGGAGGACTCAGACTGA
- a CDS encoding sensor histidine kinase, translated as MKPVNSPAALVTLGINSAQDVFSLRRSGQLAAETLRMERQDQVRLATALSELGRDRLGSTELTASFGLHEDGQTFLTVTLQWAHGLAPTEQAMQLASRLLHRVRHLPGDPHRIVLEQPVPAGDGLAVHKEKLRDALRPTAPATMAEELRAQTQDLIATLEETRAQREELRRLNEELEETNRGVLALYTELSQELETTNSGVVALHTELEDKSRQLRAASEAKTRFWANVSHELRTPVNAVVALSRLLLDPQSARLDEDQHRQLSLIASSGQTLLSLVNDLLDVAKAESGQLEPQLAPVDLHMVIGQLGGALASTVRSEPVALRLPPLAELPALVTDEVLLTRILRNLLSNALKFTTEGEVDLEVRTVKEQTGPWLSFTVTDTGVGIPLEEQQRVFEEFYQVPGPHQRGRPGTGLGLPYARTLAQLLGGSMELTSTPGRGTRVEVRLPDLDPSEIPVGPTRPESHTDRSTDHLPQDGLHRVASRGSERKGPGA; from the coding sequence GTGAAGCCTGTCAACAGTCCTGCGGCCCTGGTGACGCTCGGCATCAACTCAGCGCAGGATGTCTTCTCCCTCCGGCGCAGCGGCCAATTGGCTGCCGAGACGCTCCGGATGGAACGGCAGGACCAAGTCCGCCTGGCTACGGCACTCAGCGAACTGGGCAGGGACAGACTCGGCAGTACCGAGCTGACCGCCTCCTTCGGACTGCACGAAGACGGGCAGACCTTCCTCACCGTGACGCTCCAGTGGGCCCACGGCCTGGCACCGACCGAACAGGCGATGCAGCTCGCGTCCCGGCTGCTGCACCGGGTCCGCCATCTGCCAGGCGATCCCCACCGGATCGTCCTGGAGCAACCTGTTCCCGCCGGCGACGGACTCGCTGTACATAAGGAAAAGCTGCGGGACGCCTTGCGGCCCACCGCTCCGGCCACCATGGCCGAGGAACTGCGGGCCCAGACGCAGGACCTGATCGCCACACTGGAGGAGACCCGCGCCCAGCGCGAAGAACTGCGCCGACTCAACGAGGAGCTGGAGGAAACCAACCGAGGGGTGCTGGCCCTCTACACCGAGCTGTCCCAGGAGCTGGAGACCACCAACAGTGGTGTGGTCGCGCTCCACACGGAACTGGAGGACAAATCCCGCCAGCTCCGTGCGGCCAGCGAGGCGAAGACCCGCTTCTGGGCCAATGTCAGCCATGAGCTGCGCACCCCCGTCAACGCGGTGGTCGCCCTGTCCCGGCTGCTCCTCGACCCTCAGTCCGCCCGCCTCGACGAGGATCAACACCGGCAGCTCTCGCTGATCGCATCCTCCGGCCAGACGCTGCTCTCCCTGGTGAACGATCTGCTGGATGTGGCGAAGGCGGAGTCGGGGCAGCTGGAGCCCCAGCTTGCACCCGTTGATCTGCACATGGTCATCGGACAACTCGGCGGCGCCCTTGCCTCCACGGTGCGCTCGGAGCCGGTGGCCCTGCGGCTGCCGCCGCTGGCCGAACTACCGGCCCTGGTGACCGATGAAGTGCTGCTCACCCGAATCCTGCGCAATCTGCTCTCCAACGCATTGAAGTTCACCACAGAGGGCGAGGTCGACCTCGAAGTCCGCACAGTGAAGGAGCAGACGGGACCCTGGCTGTCGTTCACCGTCACTGACACCGGCGTTGGTATCCCCCTGGAAGAGCAGCAGCGGGTGTTCGAAGAGTTCTACCAGGTACCGGGTCCCCACCAGCGGGGCAGACCCGGGACCGGACTGGGTCTGCCCTATGCTCGTACGCTCGCCCAACTGCTCGGTGGCTCCATGGAGTTGACCAGTACGCCCGGCCGTGGCACCCGGGTCGAGGTCCGTCTACCCGATCTTGACCCGAGCGAGATCCCTGTCGGTCCGACCCGGCCGGAGTCCCACACCGACCGCAGCACCGATCACCTGCCCCAGGACGGACTGCACCGCGTTGCATCCCGAGGCTCTGAGCGGAAGGGGCCCGGCGCATGA
- a CDS encoding STAS domain-containing protein has translation MTDRVPVLRIGDVLLVSIQVDLEDDTVMNLQEDLAEQIVARSARGVVIDITAVEIVDSFVGRMLATIAAISRMLDAETVVVGMRPAVAITLVELGLSLGGVRTALDLEKGLAMLGRGDAGRP, from the coding sequence GTGACCGATCGCGTACCTGTCCTTCGGATCGGGGATGTCCTGCTGGTGTCGATCCAGGTGGATCTGGAGGACGACACGGTGATGAATCTCCAGGAGGACCTGGCCGAGCAGATCGTCGCCCGGTCCGCGCGCGGTGTGGTCATCGACATCACCGCCGTCGAGATCGTGGACTCCTTCGTGGGGCGCATGCTCGCGACGATCGCGGCCATCTCCCGCATGTTGGACGCCGAGACCGTTGTGGTGGGAATGCGCCCTGCGGTCGCCATCACCCTGGTGGAACTCGGTCTGTCCCTGGGGGGCGTGCGCACCGCCCTCGATCTGGAGAAGGGGCTTGCCATGTTGGGCCGGGGCGACGCGGGCCGGCCATGA